The stretch of DNA ctgaggtgccagacaaaatttggtttggtaagaatgttaactatgatcatttgcgtgtctttggttgtagggcatttgttcatgttcctaaggatgaaagatccaagttagataaaaagacaaggcaatgtatctttattggctatggtgaggatgaatttggctacaggttttatgatcctgttgagaagaagcttgttagaagccgtgatgtacaattcatggaagaccagaccattgaagacattgataaggtggagaaaaccacacccgagaaagatagtaatctcactgatggtaatccgatgaggttgcccgctcacaatttggagaatgttgaaacggaagctcaagacaatgagcaacatggtgatgttgatgatcaacagtttggaagtggagtagaggttccaattgatgatgctcaagaggaacatgatgatgatgacgatcttggtgatatacctgaatcacctcaagtccaactcaggaggtctaatagacagaaacaaccttctacaaggtattcctgtgatgagtacataaccttgactgacggtggagaacctgagtgttttgaagaggcaaagttcattgctattactgaagcataTAAGGAGTtattatggttgaagaaattcttgcaggagcttggttttaggcaagataagtattcattgttcgttgatagccaaagtgctatccatcttggtaagaatccaatttttcattctagatccaaacatattgatgtgaggtatcattggatacatgatgctttggatgctaagttgttggagttggaaaaagttcatacagatgataatggtgctgatatgatgactaaagcattgccaagaggaaagtttgaagttttttgTGAGATCAccggtttggcggttatctccacatagttgtgagggggagatttgttgggtattgggctcccttcctatgtggagaaaaggcccaaaatttgagaagcccatgtgtcacttaaacctagtggagaggaggctataaaataaagagagaggcagaacaatagagtcagaacacactgaaagccctaacacatagagggagaggtagagggaaaattctgttcacgtttttcatagagctgtcgcagtaaattcggcgttgcggattcgttcaccgttggatcgggctgaaatttttacagcaggttcggaactcattgctcttcattctgactggtcggatctttgatacgaggtctgagttgggagatattaatttcgcactgcagcagttatttgtagaggttttcctctcttgttcttctctattttgaaagctttgttgctttgttatttggttgggtgttggcactatttctttggtctggacgactcgtggttttttactcttgatttgaggggttttccacgttaaaaatcttggtgtctttatttgtgcttttggtgatttattattgccgctctttgattattgctcctcatagattcttgcaagttaggggaaattatatccgctgcattctctagtatattgtttgttgttgttttccccatcatatatatattaaagtggATTGTAGAGTGGGagtaacttttttcttttcaataagaGTGTCAAAATCCTGTTTTCCTTCGTGGAAACTAAGTTGTTCTTTAAACaacacatattatatatataatggaataATCTTGtagttttattcttttaatgtgtgtgaagtattttttttttttataatattttttcaggTGATGTACCGTAAAATTTGCTCTTTTAACTCAGCCTAACATGGAAAACTTTTCTTTCGGTATGGTTGATTGTCTATGCACGTGACAAAGTTGAGGTAGCCATTGTTATATTGTATCATTGTTATATTCTATATGTAGAAATCAAAGAAAACTTCTCATCATTGGGAAACGAGAATTAATAACCATGCTCTGAAGCCCTATAAATAGCAAgcatgcatccaatgtaggccaAGCCAAGTCAATAAGCAAAAGAACCCAAAAAAAGCGATTCCCCCATAAGAGAGAAAAAAGTCACCATGTCAATGGATCTAAAGAAATCTAACAAGATCAGAGAAATTGTTAGACTTCAACAGATCCTCAAGAAATGGAGAAGGCTAGCCAATTCTTCAAAAACCACTGCTACCACCAATGTGCCCACTTCCATAACCACCACCAGTAAGAGCATGAAGTTTCTGAAGAGAACCCTTTCCCTATCAGAACGTGAGGGAGGGTCAAGCAATGTTGTTCCCAAAGGGTACCTAGCTGTTTGTGTTGGTGAAGAGCTCAAGAGGTTCACTATACCAACTGAGTATTTGGGTCACCAAGCGTTTCAGATTCTTCTGAGAGAAGCAGAAGAAGAATTTGGGTTTCAACAAACAGGTGTGCTTAGGATTCCTTGTGAAGTTGCTGCTTTTCAGAGTATCTTGAAGATGGTGGAAAGTAAAGGGGACATGTTTTCCTCCCAAGAATGTAGACTCAGCATTGAAGAGATGCTGATGGGGTACTGCTCAGAAAACCAGATTGCATATTCTCACCATCCTCAAAGTCCATTATGCAGATAGTACTGCATATTGCAGTTTTTATCCTTTTGTTTCTTTGTACCTTACAAAACAAATgtatgagagagagagagagagaaagagtgagTTCAATTACATGTAAGTGACCCCTTTTGCCATTTATGAAGCAAGGATATGATTATGACTTTCACTGTCTATTCACTAATTCTGGAAAATTGTTTTGTAACTAGAAGAACTTCTTTGTTGAGTAATTACATTGTTTGTTCGCTTTTGTGAAAAAGGGATATCTGAAGATTTGATAATACAGATTCAAGATTGTGAGACTCATGTTATCAAACCTTCTGTTATTGTTTGGCAGTAT from Vigna unguiculata cultivar IT97K-499-35 chromosome 8, ASM411807v1, whole genome shotgun sequence encodes:
- the LOC114195406 gene encoding auxin-responsive protein SAUR50-like, whose protein sequence is MSMDLKKSNKIREIVRLQQILKKWRRLANSSKTTATTNVPTSITTTSKSMKFLKRTLSLSEREGGSSNVVPKGYLAVCVGEELKRFTIPTEYLGHQAFQILLREAEEEFGFQQTGVLRIPCEVAAFQSILKMVESKGDMFSSQECRLSIEEMLMGYCSENQIAYSHHPQSPLCR